In Curtobacterium sp. L6-1, a genomic segment contains:
- a CDS encoding DUF1844 domain-containing protein: MTDTPSNATPGSDEIGPDGADDAARDISEVPAIELVNTVAVHLLSAAAVKVGLADDPERQTDLDEARKLITSLAGLVTAAATEIGDQHARPLRDGLRSVQLAFREASAIPDAPGKGPGEKYTGPVT; this comes from the coding sequence GTGACCGACACCCCGAGCAACGCCACCCCCGGATCCGACGAGATCGGGCCCGACGGCGCGGACGACGCCGCCAGGGACATCTCCGAGGTCCCCGCGATCGAACTGGTCAACACCGTCGCCGTGCACCTGCTCAGCGCGGCCGCAGTCAAGGTCGGCCTGGCGGACGACCCGGAGCGGCAGACCGACCTGGACGAGGCGCGCAAGCTCATCACCTCGCTGGCCGGCCTGGTCACCGCCGCCGCCACCGAGATCGGCGACCAGCACGCCCGCCCGCTGCGCGACGGCCTGCGCTCGGTGCAGCTGGCCTTCCGCGAGGCGTCGGCGATCCCGGACGCGCCGGGCAAGGGTCCGGGCGAGAAGTACACCGGGCCGGTCACCTGA
- a CDS encoding maltokinase N-terminal cap-like domain-containing protein: protein MTDAVHADPLETAVAGWMADQRWYAAKGGTPRTTVIAERTARTDEVTVRTLFVLDDAPTGPVLYQVPLTVRATPEPSLAHALVAEVDGATVYDAPHDVAYARWLLGRIEADGEHVGPVRSARVLSGEQSNTSVICDTDENGQVITKVFRVLHHGDNPDVTTQRALSAAGSVRVPRTFGALSGEWPDAGQPGGSATGHLAFAQEFLPGLEDAWRVALTAARTGTSFASDADRLGAALAEVHTVLAGAMPTATAGPEQVDEAIATMRRRLDTAAAEVPQVAEHADAVARVYDRAATVPWPTMQRIHGDLHLGQVLSAPEPRGWVFLDFEGEPLRPMPERSRPDVALRDVAGMLRSFDYVAGALAHEDEPVDTGDWSEQARHAFLDGYARGSGSDLLAHRALLDAFELDKAVYEVVYEARNRPTWVGIPVAAVDRLVARAAG, encoded by the coding sequence ATGACCGACGCCGTGCACGCCGACCCCCTCGAGACAGCAGTCGCCGGTTGGATGGCCGACCAACGCTGGTACGCCGCCAAGGGCGGGACCCCCCGCACCACCGTCATCGCCGAGCGGACCGCCCGGACGGACGAGGTCACCGTCCGCACGCTCTTCGTCCTCGACGACGCCCCCACCGGCCCCGTGCTCTACCAGGTGCCGCTCACGGTCCGGGCGACGCCCGAGCCGTCCCTGGCTCACGCGCTCGTCGCCGAGGTCGACGGGGCCACCGTGTACGACGCCCCGCACGACGTCGCCTACGCCCGCTGGCTGCTCGGCCGCATCGAGGCCGACGGCGAGCACGTCGGCCCGGTCCGCTCGGCCCGGGTGCTGAGCGGCGAGCAGTCGAACACGTCGGTGATCTGCGACACGGACGAGAACGGGCAGGTCATCACGAAGGTGTTCCGGGTCCTGCACCACGGCGACAACCCCGACGTGACCACCCAGCGCGCGCTCTCGGCCGCCGGGTCGGTCCGGGTCCCGCGCACGTTCGGCGCCCTGTCCGGGGAGTGGCCGGACGCCGGGCAGCCCGGTGGGTCCGCAACCGGACACCTCGCCTTCGCGCAGGAGTTCCTGCCCGGGCTCGAGGACGCCTGGCGCGTGGCCCTCACCGCCGCGCGGACGGGCACGTCCTTCGCGAGCGACGCCGACCGCCTCGGTGCCGCCCTCGCCGAGGTGCACACGGTCCTGGCCGGTGCGATGCCCACCGCGACCGCCGGCCCGGAGCAGGTCGACGAGGCGATCGCGACGATGCGGCGACGACTCGACACCGCCGCCGCCGAGGTGCCGCAGGTCGCGGAGCACGCCGACGCCGTGGCCCGCGTCTACGACCGCGCGGCGACGGTGCCGTGGCCGACCATGCAGCGCATCCACGGCGACCTGCACCTCGGGCAGGTCCTGTCCGCGCCGGAGCCCCGCGGGTGGGTGTTCCTCGACTTCGAGGGCGAACCCCTCCGTCCGATGCCCGAGCGGTCGCGCCCGGACGTGGCCCTGCGGGACGTCGCCGGCATGCTGCGCTCGTTCGACTACGTGGCCGGCGCCCTGGCCCACGAGGACGAGCCCGTCGACACCGGGGACTGGTCCGAGCAGGCCCGCCACGCCTTCCTGGACGGCTACGCCCGGGGGAGCGGCTCCGACCTGCTGGCGCACCGCGCGCTGCTCGACGCCTTCGAGCTCGACAAGGCCGTGTACGAGGTCGTGTACGAGGCGCGGAACCGACCGACGTGGGTCGGGATCCCGGTCGCCGCGGTGGACCGGCTGGTCGCGCGCGCCGCGGGCTGA
- a CDS encoding right-handed parallel beta-helix repeat-containing protein yields the protein MPDRFRRHRVQLVSGAVGLVVGAVLVGGIWGVSAAVTGPDTVAAPPTSTASAPADAQGAPTPSRTPELGPLDGDGAANGADPDATPGPGSATSGTSGRTPAAGPAASCGTPTVRVGTADALTKALDRARAGDVIALADGTYQGTFEGTATGTAAQPIALCGGSGAVLDGGDPSDGYVLHLDGAAYWTLSGFTVQNGQKGVMLDDTQHSVLQGLTVRRTGDEAVHLRANSSDNTVRGNSVSDTGLRKPKFGEGIYVGSSKNNWCKVSDCQPDRSDRNVVTGNTVADTAAENVDIKEGTTGGVLSDNSFDGAGMQGQNHADSWVDVKGNGWSITGNRGTNSILDGFQTHELLSGWGTDNTFSGNTVDLGNSDGVAFAFRPVLGNTVSCDNDVVGSNEFSTTTCTG from the coding sequence ATGCCGGACCGCTTCCGACGACACCGTGTCCAGCTCGTCTCGGGCGCCGTCGGCCTCGTGGTGGGTGCCGTGCTCGTCGGCGGGATCTGGGGTGTCAGCGCCGCCGTCACCGGGCCGGACACCGTCGCCGCTCCGCCGACCTCGACGGCGTCCGCCCCGGCCGACGCCCAGGGCGCCCCGACACCGAGCCGCACGCCCGAGCTCGGCCCCCTCGACGGGGACGGCGCCGCGAACGGTGCCGACCCGGACGCGACGCCCGGCCCGGGCAGCGCGACGAGCGGGACGAGCGGCCGCACCCCCGCCGCCGGTCCCGCCGCCTCGTGCGGGACGCCCACCGTCCGCGTGGGCACCGCCGACGCGCTCACGAAGGCACTCGACCGTGCGCGGGCGGGCGACGTCATCGCCCTGGCCGACGGCACCTACCAGGGCACGTTCGAGGGCACCGCGACCGGGACGGCCGCCCAGCCGATCGCACTCTGCGGTGGGAGCGGGGCCGTGCTCGACGGCGGCGACCCCTCCGACGGCTACGTGCTCCACCTGGACGGCGCCGCGTACTGGACGCTCTCCGGCTTCACGGTGCAGAACGGGCAGAAGGGCGTGATGCTCGACGACACCCAGCACTCGGTGCTGCAGGGGCTCACGGTCCGGCGGACGGGCGACGAGGCGGTGCACCTCCGGGCGAACAGCAGCGACAACACCGTCCGGGGCAACAGCGTCTCCGACACCGGCCTGCGCAAGCCGAAGTTCGGCGAGGGCATCTACGTCGGCTCCTCGAAGAACAACTGGTGCAAGGTCTCCGACTGCCAGCCGGACCGGAGCGACCGCAACGTCGTCACGGGCAACACCGTGGCGGACACCGCGGCCGAGAACGTCGACATCAAGGAGGGCACCACCGGCGGCGTGCTCTCGGACAACTCCTTCGACGGTGCCGGTATGCAGGGGCAGAACCACGCGGACTCGTGGGTCGACGTCAAGGGCAACGGCTGGAGCATCACGGGGAACCGCGGCACGAACTCGATCCTCGACGGGTTCCAGACGCACGAGCTGCTCTCCGGCTGGGGGACCGACAACACGTTCTCCGGCAACACGGTCGACCTGGGCAACAGCGACGGCGTCGCGTTCGCGTTCCGTCCGGTGCTCGGGAACACCGTCTCGTGCGACAACGACGTGGTGGGCTCGAACGAGTTCTCGACCACGACGTGCACGGGGTGA